The DNA window CATCGGCGCCAGGAACGCGGCGGAGCTCGCCACCATGCAAGTCGGCGGGCAGATCGAGGGACTCCGGGGAATCGGGCTGGACCCCTTCGCCATCCTCGTGGCTCCGCGCGTGGTCGCCATGGAACTGAGCATGCTCGCGATGAGCACCTTCACGTTCATGGTCGCCATCCTCTTCGAGTCCGTGGCCGCCCTCTTCACCCTCGACCTTCCCCTGCGAACCTTCTTCGGGACGTTCGCGCACATGCTGAGCCCGCTCGACATCGCGGGGGGTGTGGTGAAGACCGGAGTCTTCGGACTCGCCATCTCCCTGGTGTCCACCGCGGTGGGGCTCTCCGCGAGAGGCGGTGCCCAAGCCGTGGGCCGCGCGGCGGCGAGCGCCGTGGTCCAGAGCTGCGCCGCCATCTTCGTCCTCGACTTCGTGCTCACGCTCCTGCTCGCGGGGTGGATGGCATGAACCGGGTGCTCTCGTTCTTCGGCGCCCCCGTCGTCCTCTTCGCGCGCACGACCCGCGCTGGAGCACGCGAGGGCGTCTCCTGGCGCGAGTGCATGGTCCAGCTCCATGAACTCGGCGGGCGCAGTGTGTGGCTCGTGATGTCGGGCATGGCGTTCTTCGGAGCGGTGCTCGTCACCATCGCGAACAGCCAGGCACGCCGGTTCGTGGGCAACGTCGCGGTGCTCGGGCCCGCCTACTTCGAGCTGCTGATTCGAGAGCTCGGCCCCGTCGTCTCCGCGCTGCTCACCGCCTCCCGCGCGGGCGCCGGCCACGCCGCCGAGCTCTCCACCATGAGCGTGAATGAGCAGGTGGAGGCCCTCGAGATGTCCGCGGGAGACCCGTACTCGGACCTGGTGGCGCCTCGCGTGGTGGCCGGACTGCTGGGCGTTCCACTCCTCAGCACCCTCGGAACCGTGGCGGCGACGTTGTCAGCGGTGGCCGTCGCGGGGATTGCGTTCGGC is part of the Myxococcus landrumus genome and encodes:
- a CDS encoding MlaE family ABC transporter permease; its protein translation is MTPSPKPESPELNALRGVGGLGLEAVRGTGALALVAARTVLGLPRLERRELTRALVQFGYDSLPLAMATAALAGVIVVLQSGLYIQRFGARAFLGWASGYGVLWEFGPLLLGLIMSARIGARNAAELATMQVGGQIEGLRGIGLDPFAILVAPRVVAMELSMLAMSTFTFMVAILFESVAALFTLDLPLRTFFGTFAHMLSPLDIAGGVVKTGVFGLAISLVSTAVGLSARGGAQAVGRAAASAVVQSCAAIFVLDFVLTLLLAGWMA
- a CDS encoding MlaE family ABC transporter permease codes for the protein MNRVLSFFGAPVVLFARTTRAGAREGVSWRECMVQLHELGGRSVWLVMSGMAFFGAVLVTIANSQARRFVGNVAVLGPAYFELLIRELGPVVSALLTASRAGAGHAAELSTMSVNEQVEALEMSAGDPYSDLVAPRVVAGLLGVPLLSTLGTVAATLSAVAVAGIAFGVDGRAFMDPRYVDGWDLLAAGLKAGACGLYIPLAAAVAGLRARGGAEAVGAATTEGVVTASLGCLLIDFAVSLAFQLLRL